From Pseudonocardia autotrophica, one genomic window encodes:
- the gltX gene encoding glutamate--tRNA ligase: MSTPAQVRVRFSPSPTGIPHVGLIRTALFNWAHARHHGGTLVFRIEDTDASRDSAESYEALLDALNWLGLDWDEGVEKGGPHGPYRQSERAEIYADALRRLIEGGEVYESFSSGEEIEARHRAAGRDPKLGYDNADRDLTDEQKAAFRADGRSPVYRLRMPDSDITFTDLVRGEITFRAGQVPDFVLARGDGTPLYPLTNPVDDALMEITHVLRGEDLLASTPRQIALLQALQRVGIGSGPFVYAHLPLVTGEGNRKLSKRDPESNLFHHRDRGFVPEGLLNYLALLGWSIADDRDVFSLQEMVEAFDVSRVSGNAARFDVKKAEAINAAHLRLLAPDDFAARVVPYLAAEGIELTADQQGLLAAAAPLVQERSQVLSDAARMLAFLFRDEESFAPDADAAGKNLNAEAVPVLDAAVAGLTALPEWTAAAIEESLKSSLVDGLGLKPRKAFAPVRVAISGRTVSPPLYESMELLGRERSLARLGAGVRHSQGMG; this comes from the coding sequence ATGAGTACTCCAGCCCAGGTCCGGGTGCGGTTCTCGCCGTCCCCGACCGGTATCCCGCACGTCGGACTCATCCGAACCGCCCTGTTCAACTGGGCGCACGCCCGCCATCACGGCGGCACCCTGGTCTTCCGGATCGAGGACACCGATGCCAGCCGGGACTCCGCCGAGTCCTACGAGGCACTCCTCGACGCGCTGAACTGGCTCGGTCTCGACTGGGACGAAGGAGTCGAGAAGGGCGGCCCGCACGGGCCGTACCGGCAGAGCGAGCGCGCCGAGATCTACGCCGACGCGCTGCGCAGGCTGATCGAGGGCGGCGAGGTCTACGAGTCGTTCTCCTCGGGGGAGGAGATCGAGGCACGGCACCGGGCCGCGGGACGCGACCCGAAGCTGGGCTACGACAACGCCGACCGGGACCTCACCGACGAGCAGAAGGCCGCCTTCCGCGCCGACGGCCGTTCCCCGGTCTACCGGCTCCGGATGCCCGACTCGGACATCACCTTCACCGATCTCGTCCGCGGCGAGATCACCTTCCGGGCCGGCCAGGTGCCCGACTTCGTGCTCGCCCGCGGCGACGGCACCCCGCTGTACCCGTTGACCAACCCGGTCGACGACGCGCTGATGGAGATCACCCACGTGCTGCGCGGCGAGGACCTGCTCGCCTCGACGCCGCGCCAGATCGCGCTGCTGCAGGCGCTGCAGCGGGTCGGGATCGGCAGCGGCCCGTTCGTCTACGCGCACCTGCCGCTGGTGACCGGCGAGGGCAACCGCAAGCTCTCGAAGCGCGATCCCGAGTCCAACCTGTTCCACCACCGGGACCGCGGTTTCGTGCCGGAGGGGCTGCTCAACTACCTGGCCCTGCTCGGCTGGTCGATCGCCGACGACCGGGACGTCTTCAGCCTGCAGGAGATGGTCGAGGCCTTCGACGTCTCCCGGGTGTCCGGCAACGCCGCCCGGTTCGACGTGAAGAAGGCCGAGGCGATCAACGCCGCGCACCTGCGGCTGCTCGCCCCGGACGACTTCGCCGCCCGGGTGGTGCCCTATCTCGCCGCGGAGGGCATCGAGCTCACCGCGGACCAGCAGGGCCTGCTGGCCGCGGCCGCGCCGCTGGTGCAGGAGCGCAGCCAGGTGCTGTCCGACGCGGCCCGGATGCTCGCGTTCCTGTTCCGCGACGAGGAGAGCTTCGCCCCGGATGCGGACGCCGCCGGGAAGAACCTGAACGCCGAGGCCGTCCCGGTGCTCGACGCCGCCGTGGCAGGTCTGACGGCGCTCCCGGAGTGGACCGCGGCAGCCATCGAGGAGTCGCTCAAGAGCTCGCTGGTGGACGGGCTGGGGCTCAAGCCCCGTAAGGCGTTCGCCCCGGTGCGGGTCGCGATCAGCGGCCGGACGGTGTCGCCGCCGCTCTACGAGAGCATGGAGCTGCTGGGCCGTGAGCGGTCGCTGGCCCGCCTGGGGGCCGGTGTCCGGCACTCTCAGGGCATGGGTTAG
- a CDS encoding IclR family transcriptional regulator produces the protein MGQSSGIGVLDKAVGVLRATAEGPCGLAELCERTGLPRATAHRLAVGLEAHGLLLRTPDGRWHPGPTLGQLAGGRPDPLLDAAAAVLPRLRDITGESVQLYRRDGVHRICIAHAEPPSGLRDTVPVGSRLPMTAGSGAKVLAAWSDPQTQRLVLADATFSDRVLVDVRRRGWAQSVAEREAGVASVSAPVRDGAGQVVAAVSVSGPVDRIGRRPGVRWAADLLAAADALQHRLA, from the coding sequence GTGGGACAGTCTAGCGGGATCGGCGTGCTCGACAAGGCGGTGGGGGTTCTCCGCGCGACGGCCGAGGGGCCCTGTGGGCTGGCCGAGCTCTGCGAGCGCACCGGCCTGCCCCGGGCGACCGCACACCGGCTCGCGGTCGGCCTGGAGGCACACGGTCTGCTGCTGCGCACACCGGACGGTCGCTGGCATCCGGGACCGACGCTCGGCCAGCTGGCCGGCGGGCGTCCCGATCCACTGCTCGACGCCGCGGCCGCGGTGCTGCCCCGGCTGCGCGACATCACCGGCGAGAGCGTGCAGCTCTACCGCCGCGACGGCGTGCACCGGATCTGCATCGCGCACGCCGAGCCGCCGTCGGGCCTGCGCGACACCGTGCCGGTCGGTTCGCGGCTGCCGATGACCGCCGGTTCCGGCGCCAAGGTGCTCGCCGCCTGGTCCGACCCGCAGACCCAGCGGCTGGTCCTGGCCGACGCGACCTTCTCCGATCGGGTGCTGGTCGACGTCCGCCGACGCGGCTGGGCACAGAGCGTGGCCGAGCGGGAGGCAGGGGTCGCCTCGGTCTCCGCCCCCGTCCGCGACGGGGCAGGCCAGGTCGTCGCCGCGGTCTCGGTGTCCGGCCCGGTCGACCGGATCGGCAGGCGGCCCGGGGTCCGCTGGGCGGCCGACCTGCTCGCCGCGGCCGACGCACTGCAGCACCGGCTCGCCTGA
- a CDS encoding sensor histidine kinase, which translates to MGGLRAARAYLHSGLIGTAVLFTGMPALILLDATWPHPVASLPSLVLLLVIIAVTGSHLALVRAEGPPPTPARQAIAAAALLAGLGGLLLVAREAPQAVGLWFLVPGVALSVLLVVRGWRRADLVVAGVLVVAVVVATVIGLPQFASSWLRPVLAALFLAFPAAADLGQVWLMRVLDRLEEARRVADELATTRERVRIAAELHDVQGHSLHAIAMHAELTERLVGTDPEAAARHARTVRTLAADALAETRALVRGYRDADLPGELRNAAGLLRAAGADAEVVGDASTVPAVHAVLLGPVVREAATNVLRHSDPSRVSFTVRRAGDRTELDVRNDGVPDGPGITDPHGGTGLAGVRDRIRKRGGNVEAGPDGDGGFRLRVVLLSGSEDLPDDRAGKQAGERTDDTAGVDA; encoded by the coding sequence GTGGGTGGGCTCCGGGCCGCGCGCGCCTATCTGCACTCCGGCCTCATCGGGACGGCGGTGCTGTTCACCGGCATGCCTGCGCTGATCCTTCTCGACGCCACCTGGCCACATCCCGTCGCGAGCCTGCCGTCGCTGGTGCTGCTGCTCGTGATCATCGCGGTGACGGGCTCGCATCTGGCACTCGTCCGGGCCGAGGGCCCACCGCCCACGCCGGCACGTCAGGCGATCGCCGCCGCCGCGCTGCTCGCCGGTCTCGGCGGCCTGCTGCTGGTGGCGCGCGAGGCGCCGCAGGCCGTCGGGCTGTGGTTCCTGGTGCCCGGGGTCGCGCTGTCGGTGCTGCTGGTGGTCCGCGGCTGGCGGCGCGCCGATCTGGTCGTCGCCGGGGTGCTGGTCGTCGCGGTGGTGGTGGCGACGGTGATCGGTCTCCCGCAGTTCGCGTCGTCCTGGCTGCGCCCGGTGCTCGCCGCGCTGTTCCTCGCCTTCCCGGCTGCGGCCGACCTGGGCCAGGTCTGGCTGATGCGGGTGCTGGACCGGCTGGAGGAGGCCCGGCGGGTGGCCGACGAGCTGGCGACCACCCGGGAACGGGTCCGGATCGCGGCCGAGCTGCACGACGTGCAGGGGCACTCGCTGCACGCGATCGCCATGCACGCCGAGCTCACCGAGCGGCTCGTCGGCACCGATCCGGAGGCGGCCGCGCGACACGCCCGCACCGTCCGCACCCTGGCCGCCGACGCGCTCGCCGAGACCCGTGCGCTGGTCCGCGGCTACCGCGACGCCGACCTGCCGGGTGAGCTGCGCAACGCGGCGGGCCTGCTGCGCGCCGCCGGTGCCGACGCCGAGGTGGTCGGGGACGCGTCCACGGTCCCCGCGGTGCACGCCGTCCTGCTCGGGCCGGTGGTCCGGGAGGCCGCGACCAATGTGCTCCGGCACAGCGACCCGTCCCGGGTGAGCTTCACCGTCCGGCGGGCCGGCGACCGCACCGAGCTGGACGTGCGCAACGACGGCGTCCCGGACGGGCCGGGGATCACCGACCCGCACGGCGGCACCGGCCTGGCCGGGGTCCGCGACCGGATCCGCAAGCGGGGTGGCAACGTCGAGGCCGGGCCGGACGGCGACGGCGGGTTCCGGCTGCGGGTGGTGCTGCTCAGCGGCTCGGAGGACCTCCCCGACGACCGGGCCGGCAAGCAGGCCGGCGAGCGGACCGACGACACAGCAGGGGTGGACGCGTGA
- a CDS encoding response regulator transcription factor: MPIRLLVADDEEMTRTALVALLDLEDDIRVVAECADGGTAVDAATRERPDVALLDLEMPVLDGVGVCEKLTGSPTRTIVVTRHARPGVLRRALAAGASGFLPKSTPVQQVADVVRRVHAGRRFVDPDIAAMALTEADCPLTARELDVLRAARSGGTVADIAGELHLAQGTVRNYLSAAMTTLDARTRHEAARRAWEEGWI, encoded by the coding sequence ATGCCGATCCGGCTGCTCGTGGCCGACGACGAGGAGATGACCCGCACCGCGCTGGTCGCCCTGCTCGACCTGGAGGACGACATCCGGGTGGTCGCCGAGTGCGCCGACGGCGGCACCGCGGTGGACGCCGCGACCCGGGAACGACCGGACGTCGCGCTGCTCGACCTGGAGATGCCGGTGCTCGACGGGGTGGGTGTGTGCGAGAAGCTCACCGGCTCACCCACCAGGACGATCGTGGTCACCCGGCACGCCAGGCCGGGTGTGCTGCGCCGGGCGCTGGCCGCCGGCGCGTCCGGGTTCCTGCCCAAGTCGACGCCCGTCCAGCAGGTCGCCGACGTCGTCCGCCGGGTGCACGCCGGGCGGCGCTTCGTGGACCCGGACATCGCGGCGATGGCGCTGACCGAGGCCGACTGCCCGCTGACCGCCCGCGAGCTGGACGTGCTGCGCGCCGCCCGGTCCGGCGGCACGGTCGCCGACATCGCCGGTGAACTGCATCTGGCGCAGGGCACCGTCCGCAACTACCTGTCCGCGGCGATGACCACACTCGACGCGCGGACCCGGCACGAAGCCGCCCGGCGAGCCTGGGAAGAGGGCTGGATCTGA
- a CDS encoding ABC transporter permease: protein MSAPTRQRGGRWWRLAAVEARMLLRRRTVLLSLLAGPLMMVFFAVVVAPEGPEGWGMLAGIAGLVGMLLSVYTTAATVFTMRRESGALSRLRTTELTGPGIVAATGTPLFVVGALQTLLVLGVFIALGAPPPAQPLLLVAPLVLGGAFCVVVGALTSTFSSGAESVQFTVLPLVISTSVAANLLATGVDGPLRGALLLVPGTPVADLLVTAWTGVPGAAVGGISSTVLGPVLLLGWIVVAVLGAAARWRWTSRG from the coding sequence ATGAGCGCGCCGACGCGGCAGCGCGGCGGCCGGTGGTGGCGGCTGGCCGCGGTGGAGGCGCGGATGCTGTTGCGCCGCCGCACCGTGCTGCTGAGCCTGCTCGCGGGGCCGCTGATGATGGTGTTCTTCGCGGTCGTGGTGGCGCCCGAGGGACCGGAGGGCTGGGGGATGCTCGCCGGCATCGCCGGGCTGGTCGGGATGCTGCTCTCGGTCTACACGACCGCAGCGACGGTGTTCACGATGCGCCGCGAGTCGGGTGCGCTGTCCCGGCTGCGGACCACCGAGCTGACCGGGCCGGGGATCGTCGCGGCGACCGGAACACCGCTGTTCGTGGTGGGTGCGCTGCAGACGCTGCTGGTGCTCGGGGTGTTCATCGCACTCGGAGCCCCGCCGCCGGCGCAACCGCTGCTGCTGGTGGCCCCGCTGGTGCTCGGTGGCGCGTTCTGCGTGGTGGTCGGGGCGCTGACCAGCACGTTCAGCTCCGGTGCCGAGAGCGTCCAGTTCACGGTGCTACCGCTGGTGATCAGCACATCGGTCGCGGCGAACCTGCTGGCCACCGGGGTCGACGGGCCGCTGCGCGGGGCCCTGCTGCTGGTCCCCGGCACCCCGGTCGCCGATCTGCTCGTGACCGCCTGGACCGGGGTGCCCGGCGCGGCCGTCGGTGGCATCTCCTCGACCGTCCTCGGCCCGGTGCTGCTGCTGGGGTGGATCGTGGTCGCGGTGCTCGGCGCCGCCGCACGCTGGCGGTGGACCTCGCGCGGATGA
- a CDS encoding LLM class flavin-dependent oxidoreductase — protein sequence MPTSAEPLRRLGFLTIGSFDADDPGPGHEATLEVIALGEQLGFDSAFVRHRHLQHGISSPVAVLAAATQRTSRIELGTAVIPLGWENPLRLAEDLATVDVLSGGRLQPGISVGPPMQWEHVRDALYPDTADREDFGRDRVSRLLRFVRGEQASSFSGTVGIETFSERVQPHSPGLIDRMWYGAASDSSATWAGEQGLNLLTSSVVRAPESGETDFATIQRQQILAYRAAHPAGRVSQGLVVVPTDSATAEQRARYTEYAGARDVRVGIPQGPAGLLFAKDLIGTSDEIATALYAHAAFREVDEVVFALPFGFPPEDYLQILTDMATKLGPALGWTAGT from the coding sequence GTGCCCACCTCCGCGGAGCCGTTGCGCCGGCTCGGTTTCCTCACGATCGGTTCCTTCGACGCCGACGACCCGGGTCCCGGCCACGAGGCCACGCTCGAAGTGATCGCGCTGGGCGAGCAGCTGGGGTTCGACAGCGCGTTCGTCCGGCACCGGCACCTGCAGCACGGGATCTCCTCGCCGGTCGCGGTGCTCGCCGCGGCGACCCAGCGGACGTCGCGGATCGAGCTCGGCACCGCGGTCATCCCGCTGGGCTGGGAGAACCCGCTACGGCTCGCCGAGGACCTGGCGACCGTGGACGTACTCTCCGGCGGCCGGCTCCAGCCCGGCATCAGCGTCGGCCCGCCGATGCAGTGGGAGCACGTGCGGGACGCGCTGTACCCGGACACCGCGGACCGGGAGGACTTCGGACGCGATCGGGTCTCACGGCTGCTGCGGTTCGTCCGCGGCGAGCAGGCGAGCTCGTTCTCCGGGACGGTCGGGATCGAGACGTTCTCCGAGCGGGTGCAGCCGCACTCCCCAGGCCTGATCGACCGGATGTGGTACGGCGCGGCGAGCGACAGCTCCGCGACCTGGGCCGGTGAGCAGGGTCTGAACCTGCTGACCAGCAGCGTCGTCCGCGCCCCCGAGTCCGGCGAGACCGACTTCGCGACGATCCAGCGGCAGCAGATCCTCGCCTACCGCGCCGCGCACCCGGCGGGCCGCGTCTCGCAGGGCCTCGTGGTGGTGCCGACCGACTCCGCGACGGCCGAGCAGCGCGCCCGCTACACCGAGTACGCCGGGGCCCGCGATGTGCGGGTCGGGATCCCGCAGGGCCCGGCGGGCCTGCTGTTCGCCAAGGACCTGATCGGGACCTCGGACGAGATCGCCACGGCGCTGTACGCGCACGCCGCGTTCCGGGAGGTGGACGAGGTCGTCTTCGCGCTGCCGTTCGGCTTCCCGCCGGAGGACTACCTGCAGATCCTCACCGACATGGCGACGAAGCTGGGCCCGGCACTGGGCTGGACAGCGGGGACCTGA
- a CDS encoding EthD family reductase: protein MFQLTALYNHPEDPAAFDRHYDGVHAPLAKKLPGLQRFVVSRPAPGPDGAQPAYHLVAILEFADAAAFQAGMGSEEGQAAVADLENFAGAGVTLLTGPSDQV from the coding sequence GTGTTCCAGTTGACCGCCCTCTACAACCACCCCGAGGACCCGGCCGCGTTCGACCGGCACTACGACGGGGTGCACGCACCGCTGGCGAAGAAGCTCCCGGGCCTGCAGCGCTTCGTGGTCTCCCGCCCGGCACCCGGGCCGGACGGCGCGCAGCCGGCCTACCACCTGGTCGCCATCCTCGAGTTCGCCGACGCCGCGGCGTTCCAGGCCGGGATGGGCAGCGAGGAGGGCCAGGCCGCCGTCGCCGACCTGGAGAACTTCGCCGGCGCCGGGGTGACCCTGCTGACCGGTCCGTCCGACCAGGTGTGA
- a CDS encoding ABC transporter ATP-binding protein: MRGRGTPGEPVIEVHDLGFRYGGTVAVDGVDLVVHAGEVFGLLGTNGAGKTTTLELVQGFRRPGTGTVRLFGLDPVTAGRAVRRRTGAVLQQAGFLAELTVAETVRMTAALSSRTDDVDDCISRVDLAHRRDVAVGKLSGGERRRLDIATATWGGPELVIMDEPTTGLDPESRRVLWSMVRRMRAGGAAVVLTTHYLEEVEALADRLAIMHAGRVAVAGTLEAVLASRPAAVTAELDPGVPPPRMPGLSTAPAGQGRTTLRLEAEDLTRATYTLTGWALEAGVRLHRLRATEAGLDEVFRAVSGGIDVADPMGAAR; encoded by the coding sequence GTGAGGGGTCGGGGCACCCCCGGCGAGCCGGTGATCGAGGTGCACGACCTCGGTTTCCGCTACGGCGGGACCGTCGCGGTCGACGGCGTCGACCTGGTCGTGCACGCCGGAGAGGTCTTCGGGCTGCTGGGGACCAACGGCGCGGGCAAGACGACGACGCTGGAGCTGGTCCAGGGGTTCCGCAGGCCCGGCACCGGCACGGTCCGGCTGTTCGGGCTCGACCCGGTCACGGCGGGGCGTGCCGTCCGCCGCCGGACCGGCGCCGTCCTGCAGCAGGCCGGGTTCCTGGCCGAGCTGACCGTCGCCGAGACCGTCCGGATGACGGCCGCGCTCTCCAGCCGCACCGACGACGTCGACGACTGCATCTCCCGGGTCGATCTCGCCCACCGGCGGGACGTGGCCGTCGGGAAACTCTCCGGTGGTGAGCGGCGCCGGCTCGACATCGCCACCGCCACCTGGGGCGGACCCGAACTGGTGATCATGGACGAGCCCACCACCGGTCTGGACCCGGAGTCGCGCCGGGTGCTGTGGTCGATGGTCCGGCGGATGCGTGCCGGCGGCGCCGCGGTCGTCCTGACCACGCACTACCTGGAGGAGGTGGAGGCGCTCGCCGACCGGCTGGCGATCATGCACGCCGGCCGGGTCGCCGTCGCCGGGACGCTGGAGGCGGTGCTGGCCAGCCGGCCCGCCGCCGTCACCGCCGAGCTGGACCCGGGGGTGCCGCCGCCGCGGATGCCGGGCCTGAGCACCGCGCCGGCCGGGCAGGGCCGCACCACGCTGCGGCTGGAGGCCGAGGACCTGACCCGCGCGACGTACACGCTGACCGGCTGGGCGCTGGAGGCCGGAGTCCGGCTGCACCGGCTGCGCGCCACCGAGGCCGGATTGGACGAGGTGTTCCGCGCCGTCAGCGGCGGGATCGACGTGGCCGACCCGATGGGGGCGGCCCGATGA
- a CDS encoding Hsp70 family protein, translated as MGTTRTAAAVIRSGSSGPEMVTLGDHSVDIPSVVHCAPDGALLFGDAAERRALTEPDRVAREFKRRIGDPTPIPLGEHAFTAEQLSALLAAHIVDIVSRIEGGPPDRIAVAHPASWGGHKRELFAGALAERGLAVTFLSEPQSAALHYAANERVEGGATVAVYDLGGGTFDAAVVRKETAGTTDTGGTVIGGTLFTLLGRPEGVEQLGGADFDQAVVDHVREAVPQAFEALDEADPDSWSQMARLRRDCREAKEALSADTEVSIPVWLGEVRTTVRLHRSDFEERVRPRLAESVEALQRAIESAGLAASGPSVVLLVGGSSRVPLVAQLVSSELGRPVQVDADPKNAIAKGAVLALGPVDPATATPAASAGAGLTGSGFATAGGAALADDPGPLPWEGEDPATGRLPAGAPPTTQLPPGQTAYLDGANADPPTDRIPVVPPAYGGYPGDEPATASYGYDDGTTVSPPAGSARRSPAVLIGAGGVVAALAVLSAVFFWPQDRTISNATPELPALPTTSEAPPPPSEEPPPPPPPQQNPEPTRERTTVRTTSEDAPPPPPPPPPVTTPDDPPSTEPSEDPQPTETETSTPSTTSDVAPPPP; from the coding sequence GTGGGCACGACCAGGACGGCGGCCGCGGTCATCCGTTCCGGGAGCTCCGGCCCGGAGATGGTCACGCTCGGCGACCACTCGGTCGACATTCCGTCCGTGGTGCACTGCGCGCCGGACGGCGCACTGCTGTTCGGCGACGCCGCCGAGCGTCGCGCACTGACCGAGCCCGACCGGGTCGCGCGCGAGTTCAAGCGCCGCATCGGCGACCCGACCCCGATCCCACTCGGCGAGCACGCCTTCACCGCCGAGCAGCTGTCCGCGCTGCTGGCCGCGCACATCGTCGACATCGTGTCCCGGATCGAGGGCGGTCCGCCGGACCGGATCGCGGTCGCCCACCCGGCGTCCTGGGGCGGGCACAAGCGGGAGCTGTTCGCCGGGGCGCTCGCCGAGCGCGGTCTGGCCGTCACCTTCCTCAGCGAACCGCAGTCGGCCGCCCTGCACTACGCCGCCAACGAGCGCGTGGAGGGCGGCGCAACCGTCGCCGTCTACGACTTGGGCGGCGGGACGTTCGACGCCGCCGTCGTCCGCAAGGAGACGGCCGGGACCACCGACACCGGCGGCACCGTGATCGGCGGAACGCTGTTCACCCTGCTCGGCCGGCCGGAGGGTGTCGAGCAGCTGGGCGGGGCGGACTTCGACCAGGCCGTCGTCGACCACGTCCGGGAGGCCGTGCCGCAGGCGTTCGAGGCGCTCGACGAGGCCGATCCGGACAGCTGGTCGCAGATGGCCCGGCTGCGGCGCGACTGCCGTGAGGCCAAGGAGGCGCTGTCCGCCGACACCGAGGTCTCGATCCCGGTCTGGCTGGGCGAGGTCCGGACGACCGTGCGGCTGCACCGCAGCGACTTCGAGGAGCGCGTCCGGCCGCGGCTCGCCGAGTCGGTGGAGGCGCTGCAGCGGGCGATCGAGTCCGCCGGGCTCGCCGCATCCGGCCCGTCGGTCGTGCTGCTGGTGGGTGGCTCGTCCCGGGTGCCGCTGGTGGCGCAGCTGGTGTCGTCCGAGCTCGGACGGCCGGTGCAGGTGGATGCCGACCCGAAGAACGCGATCGCGAAGGGCGCCGTGCTGGCGCTCGGTCCGGTCGACCCGGCCACCGCGACCCCGGCGGCCTCCGCCGGAGCGGGGCTCACCGGCAGCGGGTTCGCCACCGCCGGCGGTGCCGCGCTGGCCGACGATCCCGGCCCGCTGCCGTGGGAGGGCGAGGACCCGGCCACCGGCCGGCTCCCGGCCGGTGCACCGCCGACCACCCAGCTGCCTCCCGGCCAGACCGCCTACCTGGACGGAGCGAACGCCGATCCGCCGACCGACCGGATCCCGGTCGTGCCGCCGGCCTACGGCGGGTACCCGGGCGACGAGCCGGCCACCGCGAGCTACGGCTACGACGACGGCACCACCGTCTCCCCGCCGGCCGGTTCGGCGCGGCGCTCGCCCGCGGTGCTCATCGGGGCCGGCGGGGTGGTGGCGGCGCTCGCGGTGCTGAGCGCGGTGTTCTTCTGGCCACAGGACCGTACGATCAGCAACGCGACGCCGGAGCTGCCCGCGTTGCCGACGACCAGTGAGGCACCGCCGCCGCCCAGCGAGGAGCCCCCGCCGCCCCCGCCGCCGCAGCAGAACCCGGAGCCGACCCGGGAGCGGACGACCGTGCGCACGACGTCGGAGGACGCGCCGCCTCCCCCGCCGCCGCCCCCGCCGGTGACGACGCCGGACGATCCGCCGAGCACGGAACCGAGCGAGGACCCACAACCCACCGAGACGGAGACGTCGACGCCTTCGACGACAAGCGACGTGGCCCCGCCGCCCCCGTAG
- a CDS encoding 3-isopropylmalate dehydrogenase, translating into MRLAVIPGDGIGPEVINEALKVLGEVARDVETVEYDLGAARWHSTGELLPETVLTEIKQHDAILLGAVGDPSVPSGILERGLLLRLRFELDHHVNLRPARLYPGVRGPLSGNAEIDMVVVREGTEGPYVGTGGLLRKDTPHEIATEVSQNTAFGIERVVRDAFARAQRRPRKHLTLVHKTNVLTYAGALWSRIVEEVSLEYPEVSVAYQHIDSTTIHMVTDPGRYDVIVTDNLFGDILTDLAAAVTGGIGLAASGNLDASRTNPSMFEPVHGSAPDIAGQGIADPTAAVLSVALLLDHLGHGDSARRIEAAVAFDLATRDHSATGNTSSIGDRLAALVSSREVTAN; encoded by the coding sequence ATGCGCCTTGCGGTCATCCCCGGTGACGGCATCGGCCCGGAAGTGATCAACGAGGCACTCAAGGTCCTCGGCGAGGTCGCCCGCGATGTGGAGACGGTGGAGTACGACCTCGGCGCGGCGCGCTGGCACTCCACCGGCGAGCTGCTCCCGGAGACCGTGCTGACCGAGATCAAACAGCACGACGCGATCCTGCTGGGTGCGGTCGGTGATCCGTCGGTGCCGAGCGGGATCCTGGAACGCGGCCTGTTGCTGCGGCTGCGCTTCGAGCTGGACCATCACGTGAACCTCCGCCCGGCCCGGCTCTACCCGGGCGTGCGCGGACCGCTGTCGGGCAACGCCGAGATCGACATGGTGGTCGTCCGGGAGGGGACCGAGGGCCCGTACGTGGGCACCGGTGGGCTGCTCCGCAAGGACACCCCGCACGAGATCGCGACCGAGGTCAGCCAGAACACCGCGTTCGGCATCGAGCGGGTCGTGCGGGACGCGTTCGCGCGCGCCCAGCGCCGCCCGCGCAAGCACCTGACGCTGGTGCACAAGACCAACGTGCTCACCTACGCGGGTGCGCTCTGGTCGCGGATCGTGGAGGAGGTGTCGCTGGAGTACCCGGAGGTCTCGGTCGCCTACCAGCACATCGACTCGACCACGATCCACATGGTCACCGATCCCGGCCGCTACGACGTGATCGTCACCGACAACCTGTTCGGCGACATCCTCACCGACCTCGCGGCCGCCGTGACCGGTGGCATCGGGCTGGCCGCCAGCGGCAACCTCGACGCCAGCCGCACCAACCCGTCGATGTTCGAGCCGGTGCACGGCTCGGCGCCGGACATCGCCGGGCAGGGTATCGCCGACCCGACAGCCGCGGTGCTGTCGGTGGCGCTGCTGCTCGACCACCTCGGCCACGGTGACTCGGCGCGCCGGATCGAGGCCGCGGTCGCGTTCGACCTGGCCACCCGGGATCACTCGGCGACCGGCAACACGTCGTCGATCGGGGACCGGCTCGCCGCGCTGGTGTCCAGCCGCGAGGTCACGGCGAACTGA